The Corallococcus soli genome has a window encoding:
- a CDS encoding DoxX family protein has product MPPFDSARFTLWLPQLLCAAFLAILFLQSGLDKVVDWKGNLGWLTGHFAKSPLKGVVTPMLAVITLMELAAGALSAAGAVALVASGSPFLAYLGAVLSAVSLLALFFGQRMAKEYAGAAVLVPYFVVALAGVYLLRLT; this is encoded by the coding sequence ATGCCGCCCTTCGACTCCGCCCGCTTCACCTTGTGGCTTCCCCAGCTGCTGTGCGCCGCCTTCCTGGCCATCCTCTTCCTGCAGTCCGGCCTGGACAAGGTCGTGGACTGGAAGGGCAACCTGGGATGGCTCACCGGCCACTTCGCCAAGTCCCCCTTGAAGGGCGTGGTGACGCCGATGCTGGCGGTCATCACCCTGATGGAGCTGGCGGCGGGCGCGCTGAGCGCGGCGGGCGCGGTGGCGCTCGTGGCCTCGGGCAGCCCGTTCCTCGCGTACCTGGGGGCGGTGCTGTCGGCGGTGTCGCTGCTGGCGCTGTTCTTCGGCCAGCGCATGGCGAAGGAGTACGCGGGGGCGGCGGTGCTGGTGCCGTACTTCGTGGTGGCCCTGGCTGGCGTCTACCTGCTGCGGCTGACGTAG
- a CDS encoding aminotransferase class I/II-fold pyridoxal phosphate-dependent enzyme: MSWYEVCREHDVTIIENGALAPLVAKAPPPLAALEPARTYHIGSLSKATLPALRIGYIRAPAEARRALEEAAAATVWSGSPLMQELASQWMADGTAVALRDARRAEASARQALATKVLKGHPYLAHATAYFLWMPIPEHRRATELVEQAAARDVLLGPAHLFAALPGHAPNALRVSLGAASSRAELERGLKTLAELLDVTAPAPRRMS; encoded by the coding sequence TTGTCATGGTACGAGGTCTGCCGCGAGCACGACGTCACCATCATCGAGAACGGGGCGTTGGCGCCGCTCGTCGCGAAGGCCCCTCCGCCCCTGGCGGCGCTGGAGCCCGCGCGGACGTATCACATTGGAAGCCTGTCCAAGGCGACCCTGCCCGCGTTGCGCATCGGCTACATCCGGGCGCCCGCCGAGGCCCGCCGGGCCCTGGAGGAGGCCGCGGCGGCGACGGTCTGGTCCGGGTCTCCCCTGATGCAGGAGCTTGCCTCGCAGTGGATGGCGGACGGCACGGCGGTGGCTCTTCGCGATGCGCGCCGGGCGGAGGCCTCGGCCCGTCAGGCCCTGGCGACGAAGGTGCTGAAGGGCCATCCGTACCTCGCGCACGCCACCGCGTACTTCCTGTGGATGCCCATCCCCGAGCACCGGAGGGCCACGGAGCTGGTGGAGCAGGCCGCCGCGAGGGACGTGCTCCTGGGGCCCGCGCACCTGTTCGCGGCCCTGCCCGGCCATGCGCCCAATGCCCTCCGGGTGTCCCTGGGCGCGGCCAGCTCCCGAGCGGAGCTGGAGCGGGGCCTGAAGACCCTGGCCGAGCTGCTGGATGTCACGGCACCGGCACCGCGCCGCATGAGCTGA
- a CDS encoding YqaA family protein, protein MPVPAEPTTLSTWGLPGMFFVAMLAGSVVPVPSEAMLAALIYNGTPPLTATVVATVGNVLGAVTLYILGQWVSRGGGGPVGRWFSRRRQKEGPRMERIEANLRTWGAPALLMSWLPILGDAFVIAGGFVGVRPVPFVFFVTLGKGIRYTFVALSTAAAM, encoded by the coding sequence ATGCCCGTGCCCGCCGAGCCGACCACGCTGTCCACCTGGGGCCTGCCCGGGATGTTCTTCGTCGCCATGCTGGCGGGCTCCGTGGTGCCGGTGCCCTCCGAGGCGATGCTCGCCGCGCTCATCTACAATGGCACCCCACCCCTCACCGCCACCGTGGTGGCCACCGTGGGCAACGTGCTGGGCGCGGTGACGCTCTACATCCTGGGCCAGTGGGTGTCGCGCGGCGGCGGCGGGCCCGTGGGCCGCTGGTTCTCGCGCAGGCGTCAGAAGGAAGGCCCCCGCATGGAGCGCATCGAAGCGAACCTGCGCACCTGGGGCGCCCCCGCGCTCCTCATGTCGTGGCTGCCCATCCTGGGCGACGCGTTCGTCATCGCCGGCGGCTTCGTGGGCGTGCGCCCCGTGCCGTTCGTCTTCTTCGTCACCCTGGGCAAGGGCATCCGCTACACCTTCGTCGCGCTCTCCACCGCCGCCGCCATGTAA
- a CDS encoding putative sensor domain DACNV-containing protein, translating to MDEPGLQYPGEALRSWLRQFAKTPVAEPTLRLLVVLADTVFFASLGREEGEATRVRIAYHAQGLPGLQAVRETVFIGGVRGHRKAWETLPLEPKSSITDFSVEALVKLAPAAHLPRTAVVVGPRDGKLRIQGLARRVEYTEFHAEGEEDVFILHAPEPGHLVVSTQGREVFRYEQGAPVPPGRRVALHDLLFHEDSMVRSALMEHCATLVESLPKVQPLMGGNREWYVSNAVHGLIRKMAALHHGGLIAFLPKQHDLDRFRTRGKYSLPSEQGSLLRERLQRFVQARAELINGAWRAESGKSASEAEPPEDRELKKAAAEHDDKATESDFQALVESIGQLTAVDNALVLGPELEVVCAGYQIAIPRSGPPQVFEARTLHGRPGPHYPISQHGSRHRAAAVFANQHSGAIVFVASQDGPVRCLHRPPGKKKVLLWSLLLTED from the coding sequence ATGGATGAACCCGGCCTGCAATATCCCGGAGAAGCCCTGCGCAGCTGGCTGCGCCAGTTCGCCAAGACGCCCGTGGCCGAGCCGACGTTGCGCCTGCTGGTCGTCCTGGCGGACACGGTCTTCTTCGCGAGCCTGGGCCGGGAGGAGGGCGAGGCCACGCGCGTGCGCATCGCCTACCACGCGCAGGGGCTGCCGGGCCTCCAGGCCGTGCGGGAGACGGTCTTCATCGGCGGCGTGAGGGGCCACCGCAAGGCGTGGGAGACGCTGCCCCTGGAGCCCAAGTCGAGCATCACGGACTTCAGCGTGGAGGCGCTGGTGAAGCTGGCGCCCGCGGCGCACCTGCCCCGGACGGCGGTGGTGGTGGGGCCGCGCGACGGCAAGCTGCGCATCCAGGGGCTGGCGCGGCGGGTGGAGTACACGGAGTTCCACGCGGAGGGAGAGGAGGACGTCTTCATCCTCCACGCGCCGGAGCCGGGCCACTTGGTGGTGAGCACGCAGGGCCGCGAGGTGTTCCGCTACGAGCAGGGCGCCCCGGTGCCCCCGGGCCGGCGCGTGGCCCTGCACGACCTGCTCTTCCACGAGGACAGCATGGTGCGCTCGGCGCTGATGGAGCACTGCGCCACCCTGGTGGAGTCGCTGCCCAAGGTGCAGCCGCTGATGGGCGGCAACCGCGAGTGGTACGTGTCCAACGCGGTGCACGGCCTCATCCGGAAGATGGCCGCGCTGCACCACGGCGGGCTGATTGCCTTCCTGCCCAAGCAGCACGACCTGGACCGCTTCCGCACGCGCGGCAAATACAGCCTGCCATCGGAGCAGGGCTCGCTCCTGCGGGAGCGCTTGCAGCGCTTCGTGCAGGCGCGGGCGGAGCTCATCAACGGCGCCTGGCGCGCGGAGTCCGGAAAGAGCGCGTCGGAGGCGGAGCCGCCGGAGGACCGGGAGCTGAAGAAGGCCGCCGCCGAACACGACGACAAGGCGACGGAGAGCGACTTCCAGGCGCTGGTGGAGAGCATCGGGCAGCTCACCGCGGTGGACAACGCGCTGGTGCTGGGGCCGGAACTGGAGGTGGTCTGCGCGGGGTATCAGATCGCCATCCCGCGCAGCGGACCGCCCCAGGTGTTCGAGGCGCGCACGCTCCACGGGCGCCCCGGGCCGCACTACCCCATCAGCCAGCACGGCTCACGCCACCGCGCCGCGGCCGTCTTCGCCAACCAGCACTCCGGCGCCATCGTGTTCGTCGCCTCCCAGGACGGCCCGGTCCGCTGCCTGCACCGCCCTCCTGGCAAGAAGAAGGTCCTGCTCTGGAGCCTCCTCCTCACGGAGGACTGA
- a CDS encoding threonine/serine ThrE exporter family protein codes for MCPPAVSTHPSESAAAPPELLAALAPPPPGAAVAFVLRLGHALHRHGTPAHRLEGLMQRVSERLGLEARFFSTPTSIFASFGPAEDLRTSLIRVEPGDMDLERLILLDLLAEDVIQGRLTPSQGAVRVEEILARPPRYGPALQLLCWMLAGAAAAILFGGGWKESGVAGFSSLCIGLVDLATRKQPTTARVLEPVAAVLSAAFAGIAAHFFGPLHGEVATLAGLIVLLPGLTLTIAVNEVATRNLISGTSRLTHAALVFLQLGFGAALGSRVATVLPPVPVGPLPAVIPAGTAVAALVVAGFAIAVLFRARPRDWGWIALAGAAAFGGARLGTLLLGPQLGAFVGALLLGIGSNALARLRNRPSVTTVVPGLMLLVPGSVGFRSLASLLERDVVAGVDTAFSMLLVAVALAAGLLSANAIMPPRKVL; via the coding sequence ATGTGCCCGCCCGCCGTGTCCACGCATCCCTCCGAGTCCGCCGCCGCCCCGCCTGAGCTCCTCGCCGCGCTCGCCCCGCCGCCGCCCGGCGCCGCCGTGGCCTTCGTGCTGCGCCTGGGCCATGCCCTGCACCGCCACGGGACGCCGGCCCACCGCCTGGAGGGGCTGATGCAGCGGGTGAGCGAGCGGCTGGGCCTGGAGGCCCGCTTCTTCTCCACCCCCACCTCCATCTTCGCCTCCTTCGGCCCGGCCGAGGACCTGCGCACCAGCCTCATCCGCGTGGAGCCCGGCGACATGGACCTGGAGCGCCTCATCCTCCTGGACCTGCTGGCGGAGGACGTCATCCAGGGGCGCCTCACGCCTTCGCAGGGCGCCGTGCGGGTGGAGGAGATCCTCGCCCGCCCCCCGCGCTACGGGCCCGCCCTCCAGTTGCTCTGCTGGATGCTGGCTGGCGCCGCCGCCGCCATCCTGTTCGGAGGCGGCTGGAAGGAGTCGGGCGTCGCGGGCTTCAGCAGCCTGTGCATCGGCCTGGTGGACCTGGCGACGCGCAAGCAGCCCACCACCGCGCGCGTGCTGGAGCCCGTGGCGGCCGTGCTGTCCGCCGCGTTCGCGGGCATCGCCGCGCACTTCTTCGGCCCCCTGCATGGAGAAGTGGCCACGCTCGCGGGCCTCATCGTCCTCTTGCCAGGGCTCACGCTCACCATCGCCGTCAACGAGGTGGCCACGCGCAACCTCATCTCCGGCACGTCGCGGCTCACGCACGCCGCGCTGGTGTTCCTCCAACTGGGCTTCGGCGCCGCGCTGGGCAGCCGGGTGGCCACGGTGCTGCCACCCGTCCCCGTCGGGCCCCTGCCCGCCGTGATTCCCGCGGGCACCGCCGTCGCGGCGCTCGTGGTGGCGGGCTTCGCCATCGCGGTGCTCTTCCGCGCCCGGCCGCGCGACTGGGGCTGGATTGCCCTGGCCGGCGCCGCCGCGTTCGGAGGCGCCCGGCTGGGGACGCTGCTCCTGGGGCCCCAGCTGGGGGCCTTCGTCGGCGCGCTGCTGCTGGGCATCGGGAGCAACGCGCTGGCGCGGCTTCGCAACCGTCCGTCCGTCACCACCGTGGTGCCGGGCCTGATGTTGCTCGTCCCCGGCAGCGTGGGCTTCCGCAGTCTGGCGTCGCTGCTGGAGCGGGACGTGGTGGCGGGCGTGGACACCGCCTTCTCCATGCTGCTCGTCGCGGTGGCGCTGGCGGCGGGCCTGCTGTCCGCCAACGCCATCATGCCCCCGCGCAAGGTGCTCTGA
- a CDS encoding dipeptidyl-peptidase 3 family protein, with product MKPLLLAAVLAATPSTPPSSPPAPAQVAQPSLTVPGGKFLRARSGNTAVAQMFAPGVAELSAAEKRVAWSLTLAAHAGDDIAYDQLGWKLVPAKRLLEGAWLFGRDAKSAASGFDAKLAEYLLRFYGHGGNHDSTTGQKFVPTFTAAELSAAAARALTAGAPYPVKDEAALKAWLEDLGPTLFDAAFEPQLTSKAPPPGEDLLTASSNTAYGPGVTLKDLAGFQEKYPLNSRVVKENGKLVEQVFRAGTPDGKVKPGLYAKELSRVIAHLQEAMKSAEPAHKAALGKLVRYFQTGSPRDWDAYNIAWLKVDPKVDANLGFIETYVDPRGHKGQWEGLINYRDAKENQIMELMGRKAQYFEDRLPWPEKYRRKKVAPPVAKAINLITAYPQPPAGINLPNEQHVREKYGSKSVMVTNVMDAAAAVTRLPLALEFSRTPQDREQAQKHSVTARKWRVAFHEVLGHASGQVDAKLKGKAPSSFLKEYDNTLEEARADLVALWHAFDPALAELSPDHDAIAKQMYRDFLVEGLTNLRRVETGNAFEEDHQRGHHMTVTFLEEKGVVKPVVEDGRTYLTVPDYAKMREAVGELLSRLMVIKATGDYEGIRALVQQKGIHFDPKLRDEVARRVKAVDVPTVLLLNSPRLVPVLDAKGNVVDLKEDATQAFVDQHLERSLLGRLSPLEARAAAVKVAASPDALREAFRALGAEAASPKKPTP from the coding sequence ATGAAGCCCCTGCTGCTGGCCGCCGTCCTCGCCGCCACGCCCTCCACCCCGCCGTCGTCTCCTCCGGCGCCCGCCCAGGTGGCGCAGCCCAGCCTCACCGTGCCCGGGGGGAAGTTCCTCCGCGCCCGCTCCGGCAACACCGCCGTCGCCCAGATGTTCGCGCCCGGGGTCGCGGAGCTGTCCGCCGCGGAGAAGCGCGTGGCGTGGTCCCTGACGCTCGCGGCGCACGCGGGGGACGACATCGCGTATGACCAGCTCGGGTGGAAGCTGGTGCCCGCGAAGCGGCTGCTCGAAGGCGCCTGGCTCTTCGGCCGGGACGCGAAGAGCGCGGCCTCCGGCTTCGACGCGAAGCTGGCGGAGTACCTGCTGCGCTTCTACGGCCACGGCGGCAACCACGACAGCACCACCGGCCAGAAGTTCGTCCCGACCTTCACCGCCGCGGAGCTGTCCGCCGCCGCCGCGCGCGCGCTCACGGCCGGTGCCCCCTACCCGGTGAAGGATGAGGCCGCGCTCAAGGCCTGGCTGGAGGACCTGGGGCCCACGCTCTTCGACGCCGCCTTCGAGCCGCAGCTCACCTCCAAGGCCCCGCCCCCGGGAGAGGACCTGCTCACCGCGTCCTCCAACACCGCCTATGGCCCCGGCGTGACGTTGAAGGACCTGGCGGGCTTCCAGGAGAAGTACCCGCTCAACTCCCGCGTGGTGAAGGAGAACGGCAAGCTGGTGGAGCAGGTGTTCCGCGCCGGCACGCCGGACGGCAAGGTGAAGCCGGGGCTGTACGCGAAGGAGCTGTCGCGCGTCATCGCGCACCTCCAGGAGGCGATGAAGTCCGCGGAGCCCGCGCACAAGGCGGCGCTGGGCAAGCTGGTGCGCTACTTCCAGACGGGCAGCCCCAGGGACTGGGACGCGTACAACATCGCGTGGCTCAAGGTGGATCCGAAGGTGGACGCCAACCTGGGCTTCATCGAGACGTACGTCGACCCGCGCGGCCACAAGGGGCAGTGGGAGGGGCTCATCAACTACCGCGACGCGAAGGAGAACCAGATCATGGAGCTCATGGGTCGCAAGGCCCAGTACTTCGAGGACCGGCTGCCCTGGCCGGAGAAGTACCGCCGCAAGAAGGTCGCGCCGCCGGTGGCCAAGGCCATCAACCTCATCACGGCCTATCCGCAGCCGCCCGCGGGCATCAACCTGCCCAACGAGCAGCACGTCCGCGAGAAGTACGGCAGCAAGAGCGTGATGGTGACCAACGTCATGGACGCCGCCGCGGCGGTGACGCGCCTGCCCCTGGCGCTGGAGTTCTCCCGCACGCCACAGGACCGCGAGCAGGCCCAGAAGCACTCCGTCACCGCGCGCAAGTGGCGGGTGGCCTTCCACGAGGTGCTGGGCCACGCCTCCGGGCAGGTGGACGCGAAGCTCAAGGGGAAGGCCCCGTCCTCGTTCCTGAAGGAGTACGACAACACGCTGGAGGAGGCCCGCGCGGACCTGGTGGCCCTGTGGCACGCCTTCGACCCGGCGCTCGCGGAGCTGTCGCCGGACCATGACGCCATCGCGAAGCAGATGTACCGGGACTTCCTGGTGGAGGGCCTCACCAACCTGCGCCGCGTGGAGACGGGCAACGCGTTCGAGGAGGACCACCAGCGCGGCCACCACATGACGGTGACGTTCCTGGAGGAGAAGGGCGTCGTGAAGCCGGTGGTGGAGGACGGCCGCACGTACCTGACCGTGCCGGACTACGCGAAGATGCGGGAGGCGGTGGGCGAGCTGCTCTCGCGCCTGATGGTCATCAAGGCCACCGGCGACTACGAGGGCATCCGCGCGCTGGTGCAGCAGAAGGGCATCCACTTCGACCCGAAGCTGCGCGACGAGGTCGCCCGCCGGGTGAAGGCCGTGGACGTGCCCACGGTGCTGCTGCTCAATTCGCCGCGCCTGGTGCCGGTGCTGGATGCGAAGGGGAACGTGGTGGACCTGAAGGAGGACGCCACCCAGGCCTTCGTGGATCAGCACCTGGAGCGCAGCCTGCTGGGGCGGTTGTCGCCTCTGGAGGCACGGGCCGCCGCCGTGAAGGTGGCGGCTTCACCGGACGCGCTGCGCGAGGCGTTCCGCGCGCTGGGGGCGGAGGCGGCTTCGCCGAAGAAGCCCACGCCCTGA
- a CDS encoding AI-2E family transporter, which yields MASDQVARRVFVGLILLSILLLALVIRPFAEALFLAAVLAGTFHGLHTRLKKRLRGHGSVSASVIVLGILMALLLPLGGLTAFVVAEVSEGVRFVTQTVQKDGMSGLVEKLPSGIQGPVTNLIERLPLEQEQLDSKFQEQVTSQGGTAARAVTGAVAATGTLLLQATMMLIALFFFLTDGERLVQWVESVSPLRRGQTRELLREFRGTSVSVLVSTVATAGVQAVAALVGFIIVGVPAPLFFAGLTFFLALIPAVGAAVVVLLAAGLMFLSGHPWAALFLTIWGVVVVGLVDNVVKPLLAKKGMNQHGAIIFFALLGGLAAFGAVGLLLGPLIVAFFLSVVRIFERDYGRPNPRLGDPATPGGHPVDPDERRVVLTSESGEPLSDVDAPPKH from the coding sequence ATGGCCTCTGATCAGGTAGCGCGCCGCGTCTTCGTTGGACTCATCCTGCTGTCCATCCTGCTGCTGGCCCTGGTCATCCGGCCCTTCGCGGAGGCCCTGTTCCTGGCGGCGGTGCTGGCCGGGACGTTCCATGGTTTGCACACCCGGCTCAAGAAGCGGCTGCGGGGCCACGGCAGCGTGTCCGCCAGCGTCATCGTCCTGGGCATCCTGATGGCGCTCCTGCTGCCCCTGGGCGGCCTCACCGCCTTCGTCGTCGCGGAGGTGTCCGAGGGCGTGCGCTTCGTGACCCAGACGGTGCAGAAGGACGGCATGAGCGGGCTGGTGGAGAAGCTCCCCAGCGGCATCCAGGGGCCGGTGACCAACCTCATCGAGCGGCTCCCGCTGGAGCAGGAGCAACTGGACTCGAAGTTCCAGGAGCAGGTCACGAGCCAGGGCGGCACGGCGGCCCGGGCGGTGACGGGCGCGGTGGCCGCCACGGGCACCCTGCTGCTCCAGGCGACGATGATGCTCATCGCGCTCTTCTTCTTCCTCACCGACGGTGAACGGCTGGTGCAGTGGGTGGAGAGCGTCTCACCGCTACGGCGGGGCCAGACGCGGGAGCTGCTGCGCGAGTTCCGGGGCACGTCCGTGTCGGTGCTCGTCTCGACGGTGGCCACCGCGGGCGTCCAGGCCGTGGCCGCGCTGGTGGGCTTCATCATCGTGGGCGTACCGGCGCCGCTGTTCTTCGCCGGCCTCACCTTCTTCCTGGCCCTCATCCCCGCCGTGGGCGCGGCGGTGGTGGTGCTGCTCGCCGCGGGCCTGATGTTCTTGAGCGGGCACCCCTGGGCGGCGCTCTTCCTGACCATCTGGGGCGTGGTGGTGGTGGGCCTGGTGGACAACGTCGTCAAGCCGCTGCTCGCGAAGAAGGGCATGAACCAGCACGGCGCCATCATCTTCTTCGCGCTCCTGGGCGGACTCGCGGCCTTCGGCGCGGTGGGCCTGCTGCTGGGGCCCCTCATCGTCGCCTTCTTCCTCTCCGTGGTGCGCATCTTCGAGCGCGACTACGGCCGGCCCAACCCCCGCCTGGGCGACCCGGCCACGCCGGGCGGTCACCCCGTCGACCCCGACGAGCGGCGCGTCGTGCTCACGTCGGAGTCGGGGGAGCCCCTCTCCGACGTGGACGCGCCGCCCAAGCACTGA
- a CDS encoding lamin tail domain-containing protein, whose amino-acid sequence MTLLCAALTACGGPVESQETAPELATREDGLANVRLRLMAANITSGNGQDYDPGHGIRIFQGTDADVVMIQEFNYKTDSAADLRSFVDTAFGTGFSYYREAGAQIPNGIISRYPIIAAGEWDDTQVSNRDFAWARINIPGPKDLWVVSVHLLTSGSGVRNTEASNLVRFINANVPAGDFLAIGGDFNTGSRNEATFSTFSSVVSTASPYPADRNGNTNTNAGRNSPYDHVLVDNDLRAYQTSVIMGSSTFANGLVLDTRVYSPLSDISPALSGDSGASGMQHMGVIKDFLIPGDGTTSSSVTVLSPNGGESWTGGSARTISWTASGISNVKVEYSLNGSTWTTVTTSTSAASGSVAWTVPGTASTSAWVRVSDASNAALNDLSNGAFAITTGGGSGGTGQVFINEVLLNEAGSDVNGEFVELVNTGTAAVDLSGYTLSDSASVRHTFPSGTTVAAGKAVVVFGGASGIPSGTVGATAATTGTLGLSNSGDTVTLKSASGATVDSATFASGLAGTDGVSANRSPDVTAGAGFALHSAVSGTSNSPGRRANGSAY is encoded by the coding sequence TTGACGCTTCTGTGCGCGGCGCTGACCGCGTGCGGGGGGCCGGTGGAGTCGCAGGAGACCGCGCCCGAGCTGGCCACGCGTGAGGACGGGCTGGCCAACGTCCGCCTGCGGCTGATGGCGGCCAACATCACCAGCGGCAACGGCCAGGACTACGACCCGGGCCACGGCATCCGCATCTTCCAGGGCACCGACGCCGACGTCGTGATGATCCAGGAATTCAATTACAAGACGGACTCGGCGGCGGACCTCCGCAGCTTCGTGGACACCGCCTTCGGCACCGGCTTCTCGTACTACCGGGAGGCGGGGGCGCAGATTCCCAACGGCATCATCAGCCGCTACCCCATCATCGCCGCGGGCGAGTGGGACGACACGCAGGTGTCCAACCGCGACTTCGCGTGGGCGCGCATCAACATCCCGGGGCCCAAGGACCTGTGGGTGGTGAGCGTGCACCTGCTCACGAGCGGCTCTGGCGTGCGCAACACGGAGGCGTCCAACCTGGTGCGGTTCATCAACGCCAACGTGCCGGCGGGGGACTTCCTGGCCATTGGCGGCGACTTCAACACCGGCAGCCGCAACGAGGCCACCTTCAGCACCTTCTCCAGCGTGGTGTCCACGGCGTCGCCGTATCCGGCGGACCGCAACGGCAACACCAACACCAACGCGGGCCGCAACTCGCCGTATGACCACGTGCTGGTGGACAACGACCTGCGCGCCTACCAGACGTCGGTCATCATGGGCTCCAGCACCTTCGCCAATGGGCTCGTCCTGGACACGCGGGTGTATTCGCCCCTGTCGGACATCTCTCCCGCGCTGTCGGGGGACAGCGGCGCCTCCGGGATGCAGCACATGGGCGTCATCAAGGACTTCCTCATCCCGGGGGACGGCACGACCTCCAGCTCCGTGACGGTGCTGTCGCCCAACGGTGGCGAGAGCTGGACGGGGGGCTCCGCGCGCACCATCAGCTGGACGGCGTCCGGCATCTCCAACGTGAAGGTGGAGTATTCGCTCAACGGCTCCACCTGGACGACGGTGACGACGAGCACGAGCGCGGCCTCCGGCAGCGTGGCGTGGACGGTGCCCGGCACCGCCAGCACCAGCGCCTGGGTGCGGGTGAGCGACGCGAGCAACGCCGCCCTCAACGACCTGAGCAACGGCGCCTTCGCCATCACGACGGGCGGCGGCTCGGGCGGCACCGGGCAGGTGTTCATCAACGAGGTGCTGCTGAACGAGGCGGGCTCGGACGTGAACGGCGAGTTCGTGGAGCTGGTGAACACCGGCACGGCGGCGGTGGACCTGAGCGGCTACACGCTGTCGGACAGCGCGAGCGTGCGGCACACCTTCCCGAGCGGCACCACGGTGGCGGCGGGCAAGGCGGTGGTGGTGTTCGGCGGCGCGTCAGGCATTCCGTCCGGCACGGTGGGCGCGACGGCGGCGACCACGGGCACGCTGGGCCTGTCGAACAGCGGTGACACCGTGACGCTGAAGAGCGCGTCGGGCGCGACGGTGGATTCGGCCACCTTCGCTTCGGGGCTCGCGGGCACGGACGGCGTGTCCGCCAACCGCAGCCCGGACGTGACCGCCGGCGCGGGCTTCGCGCTGCACTCGGCGGTGTCGGGGACCAGCAACTCGCCCGGCAGGCGCGCCAACGGTTCGGCCTACTAG
- a CDS encoding pseudouridine synthase, protein MARKQRTPRWLEAARRRGPGVPEGARTDWLTRALGRAGVLPRAEAEQAIREGRVEVDGRVETDLFAPVRPESRVRLDGVERELTARVWALMFHKPAGPVVHGSDPEGVGTVFERLRAVLPPELAGFEWYAVGRLDRDTTGLLLFSNDEQLVRHATAPETHLPKRYVARVEGAPTEEVLGRLRMGLELEDGPTRLAGAALREPDVVVLTLTEGRHHQVKRMLEAVGHPVLTLHREAVGQVVLDVPEGAFRPLTDEEVSEGLGFSGAGWD, encoded by the coding sequence ATGGCGCGCAAGCAACGGACACCGCGATGGTTGGAGGCCGCGAGGCGGCGGGGGCCGGGCGTACCAGAGGGCGCGCGCACGGACTGGCTGACCCGGGCCCTGGGCCGGGCCGGCGTCCTGCCGCGCGCGGAGGCCGAGCAGGCCATCCGCGAGGGCCGGGTGGAGGTGGACGGGCGCGTGGAGACGGACCTCTTCGCGCCCGTGCGGCCGGAGTCCCGCGTGCGCCTGGACGGCGTGGAGCGCGAGCTGACGGCGCGGGTGTGGGCGCTGATGTTCCACAAGCCCGCGGGGCCGGTGGTGCACGGCTCCGACCCCGAAGGCGTGGGCACCGTCTTCGAGCGGCTGCGCGCGGTGCTGCCCCCGGAGCTGGCGGGCTTTGAATGGTACGCCGTGGGCCGGTTGGACCGGGACACCACGGGCCTGCTGCTCTTCAGCAATGACGAACAGCTGGTGAGACACGCGACGGCGCCTGAAACACACCTGCCCAAGCGCTACGTGGCGCGCGTGGAGGGCGCGCCCACGGAGGAGGTGCTGGGGCGGCTGCGCATGGGCCTGGAGCTGGAGGACGGCCCCACGCGGCTGGCGGGGGCGGCGCTGCGGGAGCCGGACGTCGTCGTGCTCACGCTCACCGAGGGGCGGCACCACCAGGTGAAGCGGATGCTCGAAGCGGTGGGGCACCCGGTGCTCACGCTGCACCGCGAGGCGGTGGGGCAGGTGGTGCTGGACGTCCCGGAAGGCGCCTTCCGTCCGCTCACGGACGAGGAGGTATCGGAGGGCCTGGGCTTCTCAGGCGCTGGCTGGGATTGA
- a CDS encoding glutathione S-transferase family protein, with product MLKVHHLNESRSQRILWLLEELGLDYEIVRYQRDPKTRLAPPELKAVHPLGKSPVVEDDGRVLAESGAIIETLIRRHGKGRLAPAPEDQDAYTHWLHFAEGSAMLPVMQLLYVKRLGEAGAPLMPRIDSELKNHLGYMEGALQGREYLVGQALSGADIQNSFVLESARAFRLLGEYPNLTAYLDRLHARPAYQRAVEKGGPYALGR from the coding sequence ATGCTGAAGGTCCACCACCTCAACGAATCGCGCTCGCAGCGCATCCTCTGGCTCCTGGAGGAGCTGGGGCTGGATTACGAAATCGTCCGCTACCAGCGCGACCCGAAGACGCGGCTGGCCCCGCCGGAGCTCAAGGCCGTGCATCCCCTGGGCAAGTCGCCGGTGGTGGAGGACGACGGCCGCGTGCTGGCCGAGTCCGGGGCCATCATCGAGACGCTCATCCGCCGCCACGGGAAGGGACGGCTCGCGCCCGCGCCGGAGGACCAGGACGCGTACACGCACTGGCTGCACTTCGCGGAGGGCTCCGCGATGCTGCCCGTGATGCAGCTGCTCTACGTGAAGCGGCTGGGTGAGGCCGGAGCGCCCCTGATGCCGCGCATCGACTCCGAGCTGAAGAACCACCTGGGCTACATGGAGGGCGCGCTCCAGGGCCGCGAGTACCTGGTGGGCCAGGCGCTGAGCGGCGCGGACATCCAGAACAGCTTCGTGCTGGAGTCGGCGCGGGCATTCCGGTTGCTCGGGGAGTATCCGAACCTGACGGCCTATCTGGACCGCCTGCACGCACGCCCCGCGTACCAGCGCGCCGTGGAGAAGGGCGGCCCCTACGCGCTGGGCCGTTGA